The following DNA comes from Bacillus marinisedimentorum.
AGTGAAAAATTCGGTAATGTCTCCTTACCTTTATCAACGGAGGCACTCGGCTATACTGTGGGTGGTAAAAATAGCACCTTAGGCGCAAGAAGTTGCCAGTGGTATGGCGTGAGGCGGGGTTGGATGCCCCTTCTTTTAATAAAAAATAAGAAAATGAAGATTCTGGTTATCCGCTTTCATCCTGTAAGGATGGTAACCAGAATCTTTATTTTTGATGAGATGAGAAAAGAGGAGGGAACAATAAAATGACATATCGCAGACGACTGGCATCTTTAGTGCTGATCGATTCGATCATTGTGTTCACATCCATTTATTTAAGTCAGTTTTTGTTCGCAGGCCATTTGGTTTTCACAAATGAAATGATTTTAATCAGCTCACTGGCCCTGTTAGCCAGCCATCATGTTTTTGCCTCATATTATAACCTTTATAACAAAGTATGGGCATATGCGAGCATCGGTGAACTTGTCACGATTTTCAAGGCTGTCACATTATCGATTGCCGCAACTGCCCTGGTCCAATTGCTGTTTATGCAGGATGTCTACATCCGTATCATGGCAGTAACTTGGATGATGCATATGCTCTTAATCGGTGGGTCGAGATTTTCCTGGAGAGTATTCAGGGATACATATTTAAAGCCTTCCGGAGAGGAAAAGCGCACACTAATTATCGGAGCCGGCGCAGCGGGCACAATGGTTGTCCGGCAACTGCTCAAGAATCCTGAATCCGGCCTCCAGCCGGTTGCATTCATTGATGACGACAACAGAAAACAACGCCTTGAAATCATGGGGGTACCTGTTGTCGGCGGAATTGACCGTATTACATATGCGGTGAAAAAGTACAACATTGACCATATCGTCATTGCAATTCCTTCATTAAATAATAAGGAATTGACAGACATCTATGAGGAATGCGCCAAAACAAAAGCAAAAACAAAAATCCTGCCGATGATTGAAGACTTGATGATGGGCAAAGTTTCAATTAACCAGTTCCGTGATGTCCAGGTGGAGGACTTGCTTGGCCGCGAGCCGGTCGAGCTGGATACAGAGAACATTGCAGAGACGATTACCGGGAAAACAATCCTTGTCACTGGTGCCGGCGGTTCGATCGGCTCGGAAATTTGCAGACAAATTTCAAAATTTCAGCCAGAGCGGCTGTTGCTCGTCGGCCATGGAGAGAACAGCATTTATACGATTGAAATGGAACTAAGAGCAACTTACAGTGATGCCATTACATTCATCCCAGTCATTGCGGATGTGCAGGATAAAGAAAGAATTGCCGAAGTGATGAATCGCTACCGTCCAAATGTCGTCTATCATGCAGCAGCACATAAGCACGTGCCATTAATGGAAGCAAACCCGCATGAGGCGGTGAAAAACAACGTGATCGGTACCAAAAATGTCGCCGAAGCGGCAAGTGATGCTGAAGTTGATACATTCGTTATGGTATCAACGGACAAGGCCGTCAACCCGACAAGTGTGATGGGTGCAACAAAGCGGATGGCCGAAATGATCGTCCAGCAAATGGATACAGTTAGCGGTACCCGTTTTGTCGCAGTCCGATTCGGAAACGTGCTTGGCAGCCGCGGCAGCGTCATCCCGCTGTTTAAAAAGCAAATCCAAAAAGGCGGCCCGGTTACAGTCACGCACCCGGATATGGTCAGGTATTTCATGACGATTCCGGAAGCATCAAGACTTGTCATCCAGGCAGGTGTTCTTGCAAGAGGCGGGGAGATCTTTGTGCTGGATATGGGTGAGCCGGTAAAGATTGTCGATCTGGCAGAGAATCTAATTAAACTGTCCGGTTATTCAATAGAAGAAATCGGAATTAAATACAGTGGTGTCAGGCCGGGTGAAAAGCTGTTTGAAGAGCTTCTTGGCAAAGATGAAGTACATGATAAGCAAATCTACCCAAAGATTTATATCGGAAAGTCGTTAAATGCCGATTTGAACATCATCAGGGATTTTATGAGACAGTTTGAAGAGATGGATAAAAAGGATGTCAGGGAAACTGTGCTTGATATCGCACATAATAGGATTAATCCAGCAAAACCATTGTCGCTAGTCAAGTAATAAACAAGCAGGAGGAGTCTAAATGAAAAAAGTACGGAAGGCGATCATTCCGGCTGCGGGCCTGGGGACGCGGTTTTTGCCGGCGACAAAGGCACAGCCGAAGGAAATGCTGCCGATAGTGGACAAGCCGACCATTCAATATATTGTTGAAGAAGCCGTTGCTTCCGGGATTGAGGACATTATCATTGTATCAGGCCGAGGAAAGCGTGCAATTGAAGACCATT
Coding sequences within:
- a CDS encoding polysaccharide biosynthesis protein, whose product is MTYRRRLASLVLIDSIIVFTSIYLSQFLFAGHLVFTNEMILISSLALLASHHVFASYYNLYNKVWAYASIGELVTIFKAVTLSIAATALVQLLFMQDVYIRIMAVTWMMHMLLIGGSRFSWRVFRDTYLKPSGEEKRTLIIGAGAAGTMVVRQLLKNPESGLQPVAFIDDDNRKQRLEIMGVPVVGGIDRITYAVKKYNIDHIVIAIPSLNNKELTDIYEECAKTKAKTKILPMIEDLMMGKVSINQFRDVQVEDLLGREPVELDTENIAETITGKTILVTGAGGSIGSEICRQISKFQPERLLLVGHGENSIYTIEMELRATYSDAITFIPVIADVQDKERIAEVMNRYRPNVVYHAAAHKHVPLMEANPHEAVKNNVIGTKNVAEAASDAEVDTFVMVSTDKAVNPTSVMGATKRMAEMIVQQMDTVSGTRFVAVRFGNVLGSRGSVIPLFKKQIQKGGPVTVTHPDMVRYFMTIPEASRLVIQAGVLARGGEIFVLDMGEPVKIVDLAENLIKLSGYSIEEIGIKYSGVRPGEKLFEELLGKDEVHDKQIYPKIYIGKSLNADLNIIRDFMRQFEEMDKKDVRETVLDIAHNRINPAKPLSLVK